TCCGGCGCGCTCATCGGCAGGCTGGGCAAGTCTTTGCGGATCGTCTCCCGGGAGTCGCAGGAGCGCATGGCCGACCTGACCGCCATGCTGCACGAGTCCATCACCGGCATCCGCGTTGTGCAGGCGTTCGGGATGGAGGAGTATGAGACGGGCCGCTTTAAAAAGGCCAACAACAGCTATTACGAGACCATCCGCAAGACCATCGTTATAAACGAGCTGTCCAGCCCGCTATTGGAATTTATCGGCGCTTTCGGCATCGCGGCGATTATCTGGTATGGCGGCGCGCAGGTGATAGAGGGGAAGGCCACCGTCGGGTCGTTTTTCTCGTTCCTTACCGCATTGTTCATGCTGTACACCCCCATCGCCAGGCTTTCCCGGGTGAACAACAAAATTCAGCAGGCCTTAGCTTCCGCCGCCAGGATTTTCGAGCTTATGGACTCGGAGGTGACCATAAAGGACCCGCGGGACGCAGTGGATATCCCGCCGCTGGAAAAAGGGATCGGGTTTTCAAGCGTCAGCTTTTTCTACGCTCCCGGCAAGCCGGCCCTTTCGGACATCCAGCTTAACGTGGCCAAGGGGGAGATTGTCGCCATAGTCGGCTCTTCCGGAGCGGGGAAGACCACGCTGGTGAACCTTATCCCAAGATTCCTGGACCCGGGCGCGGGCGCCGTGCTTTTCGACGGGCTGGACATCCGGCGCGCCACGCTAAAATCGTTGCGGGCCCAGATCGGCATCGTAACGCAGGACGTGTTCCTGTTCCACGGCACAATCAGGGAAAACATCGCCTACGGACGGGTGGACGCCCCGATGGAAGCGGTGGAAGGCGCCGCCAGGGCCGCCTTCGCCCACGATTTCATAATAGAGACTCCAGACGGATACGACACAATGACCGGCGAGCGCGGCGTAAAGCTTTCCGGCGGGCAGCGCCAGCGCATATCCATCGCCCGGGCCATTATGAAAAATCCGGCGGTGCTCATTCTCGACGAGGCCACATCGGCGCTGGACACGGAGTCGGAAAAGATGGTGCAGATGGCTCTTTCCAACCTTATGCAAAAACGGACAACCTTCGTGATCGCCCACAGGCTTTCCACGATAATGCACGCGGACAGGATAATCGCCATGGAAAGGGGCCGGATCGTGGAGACTGGCTCCCATGACCAGCTTATGCGGCAAGATGGTTACTACAAGCGGCTCTTTGAGTTACAATTTAACGGCGGCGGGGACATCGCCGCTGCTGCAACAGGGAAAATGGAGTGACAATGAAGAAGAATCTATTGCTTTCGCTTCTGGCCGCAACTGTCCTCTACGCGGCTGGATGCGGCAACATCACTGAGACTATACTTTCGGGAGGCGCGGAAACACCCTATGACAAACTTGGCGTGGGGATATTCCCGGGCAACCGCAACGCCGGGGACCTTTATACCCAAATGGCGGACATAGCCACCCTCAAGTTCAAGTGGGTGCGGGCCACTTTCTGGTTTGACACACAGTTTATGGCCTACAACGGAGCGTCGCCAAACTACGCCAGGTTTGACGAGACCATCAACGCGGCCGCCGCATCCGGACTGGAGGTCGTCCCTATTCTGGCTTACGTGCCGGACTGGCTTCGGGGAGACCCAAACTGGAAAAACACTTTTGTGAACGATTATGTAATCCCGCTGGTGAGGCGGTACAAAGGCTCGGTGAAATACTGGGAGGTCTGGAACGAGCCGGACGAGATGAAATATGACGTGCTAAACGGCTCGGCGGAGGACTATTTCGACCTGCTAAAGCAGGTGTCGGCCGCGATACGCTCTGTTGATCCGTCCGCGAAAGTCGTCGCCGCGGCCACCACGAGCATAGTCACCGACGGGCTGGCCAAGTTCGAGTGGACGCAAAAACTTGTGGACATGGGCCTTTCGTCGTACGCCGACGTGCTTAATATTCATTATTATTCCGATCTGGACATAGAGCTTTCCGCCAACGGCGGGCCGCTGGTGACCAACGCCGGAATGCCTGTGTGGGTGACCGAGACCGGCAAGAGCGGACAGGGAAACCAAAAATCCTATTTCGACTCCAACATGGGATACATAGACAAGTCGGTCAATCCCGAACGCATTTTCTGGTATTGCTATATCGAAGGCGAAGGGCGGACGGAGGAGCATAATCCGGACGAGACCTACGGCCTGTTGACATATTACGGCGGATACAGGTACGAATCATCCTTGTACACGCACCTGAAGAGCCGCTGATGGGCGATAGCGCCATAAAGTATCCTTGGCCTGTAAGAGCCGAGGTATGGGACAGGTGGCTCTGGATTTTCGCTGTCGTTTTCGCTGTCATGGACTTTGTTTCTATATCCATCGCGCAAACGGCCGCTGCGGGCATGGTGATATGCTGGACGGCAAGGCATGCAGCGGGAAGAACGCTGCCTGATCTTTCTCCTTTGAAGCGGCCCATCGGCGCTTTTGTCATTGTGTCTCTGCTGGCCGCCCTGTTTTCGGTCAATGTGAAAGAGTCGCTGATAGATTCGAAGGATCTTTCACACTTCCTCATTTTTTTCGTCATGTTCGACTACCTTTCCAGGCGGCGGGAAAAAATACGGCCGGCGTTGCTGGCCGTCGCGGCGGGTGGGGCGATCGCGGCTTTTATGGGCCTTTATCAGGCCGCCATGCGGGGA
This region of Nitrospinota bacterium genomic DNA includes:
- a CDS encoding ABC transporter ATP-binding protein codes for the protein MDMYRRLLSYLAPYRDRFIFAALCMVAVSATSGAAAYIIQPILDDIFMSKNADMLSLLPLGVVAIYLVRGVGRYFASSLMQSIGQLAVKDMRDALFGRLQSLSLSFYSTRQTGQIMSRVTNDVTVIQDAVSIVVYDLIREALTMVALMAVVFYRDWKMALVSVTIIPFSGALIGRLGKSLRIVSRESQERMADLTAMLHESITGIRVVQAFGMEEYETGRFKKANNSYYETIRKTIVINELSSPLLEFIGAFGIAAIIWYGGAQVIEGKATVGSFFSFLTALFMLYTPIARLSRVNNKIQQALASAARIFELMDSEVTIKDPRDAVDIPPLEKGIGFSSVSFFYAPGKPALSDIQLNVAKGEIVAIVGSSGAGKTTLVNLIPRFLDPGAGAVLFDGLDIRRATLKSLRAQIGIVTQDVFLFHGTIRENIAYGRVDAPMEAVEGAARAAFAHDFIIETPDGYDTMTGERGVKLSGGQRQRISIARAIMKNPAVLILDEATSALDTESEKMVQMALSNLMQKRTTFVIAHRLSTIMHADRIIAMERGRIVETGSHDQLMRQDGYYKRLFELQFNGGGDIAAAATGKME
- a CDS encoding cellulase family glycosylhydrolase; its protein translation is MKKNLLLSLLAATVLYAAGCGNITETILSGGAETPYDKLGVGIFPGNRNAGDLYTQMADIATLKFKWVRATFWFDTQFMAYNGASPNYARFDETINAAAASGLEVVPILAYVPDWLRGDPNWKNTFVNDYVIPLVRRYKGSVKYWEVWNEPDEMKYDVLNGSAEDYFDLLKQVSAAIRSVDPSAKVVAAATTSIVTDGLAKFEWTQKLVDMGLSSYADVLNIHYYSDLDIELSANGGPLVTNAGMPVWVTETGKSGQGNQKSYFDSNMGYIDKSVNPERIFWYCYIEGEGRTEEHNPDETYGLLTYYGGYRYESSLYTHLKSR